The Treponema phagedenis DNA segment CTGCAATAATTGCGGGAATGAGCGGAATAAAAATATTTGCTATAATCTGTATCATTTTTTTTAAGAAATTTTGCTTTTGTCCGGTTTTAATTCTTTCTTTATTTTCCTGCCAGCTTTCGGTAACACCGCCGGAGTCTTTTCCCGTAAGCGCCAAAACAACATCAGTTACTTTTTTTGCCTTCCCCGGGCCAAGCACAACCTGAAAACTGTCTCCATCGGAAATAAGCCCTAAAACACCTTCTGTGCTTTTTAATGCGGACTCTTCTACCAATGAAGCATCAAAAACGGTAAGACGGCATCGCGTCATGCAGTTTGTAACACGTACCAAATTCGATTCTCCGCCGCAAAGGGTGATAATCTGTTTTGCCAACTCTTCATTATTCATCCTGTCCTCCTAATTTTTCAGCGCTTGCATACAGTCAAGAACCGAAAGATACAATCGATAAACAAACAGCCGTTTTGACTGTTCGTTTTCACGCTTACTTAAAGCAATTTGTATATATGCCCTTCCGCCTCTGCAAGTTTTTGGCGGGCTTCTTCTACGCTGACATTGAGCAAAAGAGCGGTGGCGGCAAGCTTAACGCTGCCGCCTGCTTCGTCTAAGGTTTTACGCGCCGCCTCCCTTGTACAGCCCGCAACATTCATCACATTGTTTTCCGCCCGTACATGCAGCTTTTCGTTTGTCTGCATAAGGTCAACCATCATATTTTGATACACCTTTCCGATTCCAATCATGCTGCCGGTTGAAATCATATTCAATACCATCTTTTGAGCAGTACCTGCTTTCAGCCGAGTGGATCCGGTTAACACTTCGGGGCCGACAAGCAACTCTATTGCAACCAATGCTTCGGCGGAAATTTCCGCATTTTGCGTACAGGAAACAGCAACTGTTTTGCAGCCGAATTCTTTTGCAAATCTAAGACCATGTACCACATAAGGAGTTCTGCCGCTTGCAGCCAAACCGATAACAATATCGTTTGGAGAAATATTTTTTGCACGCAAATCCTGTTCGCATAACGTATGACTGTCCTCGGCTCCTTCAACCGCTTTTATGAAAGCCCGCTCGCCGCCCGCAATCAAACCGATTACAACCGTATCCGGCACTCCGAACGTAGGCGGACACTCCGCCGCATCAAGCATCCCCAACCGCCCGCTGGTACCTGCGCCAATATAAATAATGCGTGCATTCTTTTTTAAAGCTTCGGTGGCGAGCGCTATCGCTTCGGCAATCTGCGGCAACTGCGATTTTACCGCTTCAATAATGCGAGCATCTTCCGCATTCATAAGAGCCGCTATTTCCAGCGGACTCATTTTATCCAAATGCATAGAACGAGGATTCCTTTTTTCCGTTGCCAACAATGAAAGATCAATCATATTTACGCCCTTGCCAAATTAGGTAACTCTTACCCCTTTATTATATGCTCTGATATGGCAGTTGTCAAGAAAAACCGAATCTAGCTTAGGGCTTACGCATGGACAAGGGACTGCCGCCCCTTGAGCTCCGCTTATGCGTTGCATTAAGGGCTTCGGCAGCCCTTAGACCTGGCTTGCTTCGCATTAAGGGGCTGCTGCCCCTTAGACCCTGGGAAATTCCAAACGATGTTTGAAAACTACCGCTACTTAAAATAGGAGTTTTCAAACTCGTAGGCGAAGTGAAAACCGGAATGTCAACACTTCGCCCTTGCTGCTGGCGCAGGGCTTTTTTCGCTTATGCTTCGCATTAAGGGCTTGGGCAGCCCTTAGACCCGCCTTTGCTTCGCCGCGAACCTGTCCCGTAACCCCTGCACCCCGCCGTTAGAAATGTAAATTTTAGAACGGGCATGGACGCCCGTGGTTCTAAACAGAATTGAGTTTGAAAACTACCATAGTTATATAAACAGGAGTTTTCAAACTCATAGGTTTCATTTTGACACGGAAGTCAAAATGAAACCGTCGTGTCGGACTCTTTTTATAAAATTGTCTTGATTTGCAGTAAAGAATTAAAAATCTAATTGAAGCTATCAAAAAAATGTTGTGCTTGTTTATGCAATACCTTCTTTTCCCCGCCCGCTTGAAAACTTCCGATAATTATGTAGAATCTTTTGTATGTTGAACATCATTTCATGGAATGTAAACGGTATTCGAGCTGTTGAAAAAAAAGGTTTTGCGGATTGGTTGTATAATGAATCGCCGGATATTCTTTGTTTGCAGGAGATTAAGGCGCGTAAAGAGCAGGTGAGCGGGGAGTTGCTGGCGCCGGTTTGGGAAGGCGGAACGTATAAAACGTTTTGGCAGCCGGCGAAGCGCCCCGGTTATTCGGGGACGGCGCTTTTTACGAAAAAAGAGCCCGACAACATCCGAATAATGGATTTGGAGGAATTTGACAGTGAAGGGAGGGTAATTGCCGCTGATTTTGGAAAGCTGACGGTGATTTCCGCGTATTTTCCGAACTCGCAGGATGCGGGGGCGCGGCTTGCATATAAACTTGAGTTTTGTGCGGCAATGCGTGAGTTTTGTGATAATTTGCAAAAAGAGGGGCAGGATGTGATCCTCTGTGGAGATTATAATATTGCGCATAAACCGATTGATTTGGCAAATCCTAAAACAAATGAGAAAAATCCCGGCTATTTGCCCGAAGAGCGGGAGTGGATGGATGTTTTCACCGGTGCGGGGTATGTTGACACTTTCAGGCATTTTTGTGCGGAGCCCGAGCACTATACGTGGTGGACGTATCGGTTTAAGGCACGAGAAAGAAATGTCGGGTGGCGTATTGACTATCATTGCGTAAATGAGGACTTTTTGCCGAAGGTGAAAAGTTCAATTATTTTAAAGGATGTTTTCGGCTCTGACCATTGCCCGATAAAACTAAGCGTTTCAAATTAAAAGCCGATAGTACAGTGTATGAAAATTAAATATAATGCACCGGTTACCCTGACTTTCAGTTTTATTTGCATCGGAGTTTTGCTCATTAGTTTTTTCTTATCGAAGAATTTTGTTTTTCAGTATTTTGCGCTTCCTTCTTCGCAGAATTTTCAGCCCGCGAATCCTTTTCATTATTTGTTATTGTTCACGCACGTGTTCGGACATACGGACTGGGAGCATCTTATCGGGAATCTTGCTTTTATTCTGTTGCTCGGTCCGATGCTGGAAGAGATTTATAGCTCGCCGGTAATGCTTTTGATGGTTGCAACCACCGCCTTTGTTACGGGCGTGGTCAATGTCTGTTTTTTCCCCACCGGTTTGATGGGCGCTTCGGGCATTGTGTTTATGATGATTTTGCTTGCTTCGTTCAGTAATAACATGAAAAGCGGTATTCCTTTAACCTTTATTTTGATTGTTATTTTATATATCGGAAGAGATATTGCGGATGCGTTTACCAATGACAATATTTCTCACCTTGCACATTTGGTGGGCGGGCTTTGCGGCAGTTTGTTCGGATTTTTCAGACCGACGCCGCAAGTGCGCAGGCGAAGTGTAAAAAAAGCTGCAGCGGCAACGGAAGAGTGATGTTGTTCGGTAAAAACAAAGGATTTTTTATAAAATATTTGGCAAAACAGAGTTAAATGTCTATAATTTAAGAGACGTGTTGATTTTACAATTTTATTTGGAGGTAGATACATGGCGGATGAGTTTAAATATACGGTAGAAGGTAAGTTCGGGGTGCTTTCAGAATCAAATGCCGGCTGGAAGGTTGAGTTACGGTTAATTTCGTGGAATGAACGACCGGCAAAATATGATATACGGAGTTGGGCGCCGAATGATGAAAAAATGGGGAAAGGCATTACGCTTACCCGCAATGAATTGGCAGCCTTAAAAGATTTGCTCAATTCAATGCAGATTTAAGCGCAAAGGTTTTATTTTACCGATTGGGCGGCGGCAACCGCGAGCTCATCGCAGAGCTCGTTAAATTTATTGCCGGCATGCCCTTTCACCCAGTTCCATTCAGGTTTGAGTTCACTTGAAAGCTTGTCAAGTAAAAGCCAAAGGTCTTGGTTTTTTACCGGCTGCTTTGAGGCTGTTTTCCAGCCGTTTTTCTTCCATTTTTGAATCCATTCGGTAATACCGTTTTTCACATATTGAGAGTCGGTATACAGGCAAATACGGGCTGAGGCATAGTTTTGCGAAATAGCTTGCAAGGCGTTTATTACCGCCGCAAGTTCCATGCGGTTGTTTGTCGTAAGCTTTTCCCCCGCTGATTGCGTAAACGGCTCTTTTCCGTCAATTACCATCACAAATGCCCAGCCGCCCGGCCCGGGATTCCCGGAACAGGCTCCGTCAGTATATACTTCAATTAAAGATTCTGTGTTCATTATAGCTCCTGTTAAGAATTTATTTTATGCAGTTATCATAGCATAAAAGGTTTAAGGATTTTAAGGGATTATAAAATGCCGAAAAACCTCACACAAATCCTCTATCCAGTTCAAGCAGGTTTTGGTAGTAGGGGTTGTTTTTTGCGAGGTCGTGCGGGGTGCCTTCAAGGAAGGGTTTGCCGTTTTGGATAAAGATAACCTTGTCCATTGCCTCAATGCCTTGCAGGTGGTGAGTAACCCAAAGGACGGTTTTGTCCTGTAAGGTTTTAAAGAGGGTGTTTAAAAGTTTTTGCTCGGTTACGGGGTCAAGGGAAACCGTCGGTTCGTCCAATAGAATGAGGGGTGTGTTTTTTAAGAGAATTCGGGCGAGGGCAAGCCGCTGGCGCTCGCCGCCTGAAAAGCGTTTGCCGCCTTCGTATAAAACGGTTTGCAAGCCTTCGGGCAGGGATTCAACTTTTTTGCGTAAATCTACCTGCTCAAGCGCATAGAGTATTTCTTCGTCGCTTGCGGTTTCTTTTCCCAATGCAAGGTTGTTCCGTATGGTGGTGTTAAAAATAAAGGGATTTTGCTGTAATAAGCTCACGTATTCGCTGATGTTTCTGCCGAAATCGGCGGCGGGGATTTTTGTTTTGCCGAAGTCAAACAAAAGGCTTCCCGCTTGCGGCTGTATGTCTCCGCGGATAAGTTTTATCAGGGTGGATTTTCCTGCCCCGTTTTTTCCGAGTACGACAATTTTTTCGCCTTTGTTCATTTGCAAAGAAAAATCGGAAAGGAGCGGCGCATTAAGCCTGTAGGTAAATTGCACGCCGTTTATATGCAGCGCGGTAAAGTCCGATGGTAAAACCGCGCACTCACACTCGTTTTGTACTTTTATTTGTAAAGAGTTCAGGCGTTGTAAGGAATCTTCGTAATCGGTGAGTTCGGTGATTGCCTCCGAAAGCGGTAAAAAGGCGTCGGTGAGCGGGAAGATTGCAAGCACAAAGGCGGCAATCCAGTTTTTCCACAGTGTGAACGCCGGTGTTTCGGGCAGAATATAGTTTCCCGCCCAGCAAATAACGGTTACGACAATCGCCGTATACCAGATTTTCTGTATAAGATTGCGCCTTCGATTGAATGCGTTGAGCGTGCTTTCGGAGCTTTTTAATGTTTTTTCCTGTTGTTTTATTTTTTGCAAAAACAGCTCTTGTTTGCCGGAACAAATCCAATCGCCGATGCCTAAAACCGCATCGGTAAGTCCGGTATACAGGGCGTTTTTATGTTCTTTTTGCGTTTTTTTATGCACTGTGTTTATACTGAGTGAGAAAAGAGGCGCAAGTACGGCAAGCATAAAGATTGCGATGAACATCCACAGGGCAAAAAGCGGCGAAAAGAGGCCGAAACCGAGTACAACTAAAAAGTATAAAACCCATGCGGTAAGCAGGGGTAAGATGCTGCGGATATACAGATTTTGCACATGCCCGATATCATCGGAAAGGAGCGAAAGAATATTGCCGCTTTGGTACCGCTGTTTGTAATTCATTGCATCGGTTTCGAGGTCGCAATAGAGTCTGCGCCGCAAAAATGAGGTTATTTTCAGCACCCAATTATGGCTGACAATTCTTTGCGCGTATTTAAAGGCGGGTCTGCCCACGCCGAAGGCTCGCAGTAAAACCGCCCAAATAGCAAGCACCTGAAAATGGTTTGGCATGGTTGCCGCCAAGCTGATTAAAAAGCCGGAAATAAACATCAACGCTGCCGCACAGGAAAAATATAAAACGCCGAGGAAAACCGAAAGCGCGTACATGCCTCTGTTTTTTCGCACGTAGGTTTTTACCCAGGTGTCTTTTTTGAACGCTTTTCGCAAGTTTTTAAGCCGTTTAATCATTGCCGCCTCTCAGTTCCGCAACTAATTGCGTATACGCACCGTTTTTTGCCAAAAGCTCTTCGTGCGTTCCTTGCTCCGCAAGCGCTCCGTTTTCTAAAACAAGGATAGTGTCCATTTCGCGCATCCAATGCAAACGGTGTGTGGAAAAAAACACCAGCCGGTTTTCAAAAAGCGGCAGCATTGCCTTTTTGATTTCAAGCTCGGTTTCGATATCGAGGTGGGCGGTTGGTTCATCAAAAAGGATGATATGCCTGTCGTTGGCTAAAAACGCCCGCGCAAGGGCAATACGCTGTGCTTGTCCGCCGCTTAGGGCTCGTCCCTTTTCTCCGATGAGCGTTTCAAAACCTTCGGGGAGGGATTCAATAAATTGCAGAAGTCCCGACTGTTCAGCCGCTTTTTTTACCTCATCGAGGGAGGCGGAGGGTTCGTAAAAGCGAATGTTGTCGGCAATGCTTGCATGAAAAATATAGGTGTTTTGCGGTATGTATACAATTTGTTTTTGCCAGTTTTTTTCGGTAAGATGGGCGGAGTGCTGCCCGTTTATGCTGAATCCGCCGGAATTCGTATCGGGCTGCGTAAAGCCTGCAAGTAAATCTATCAGCGTTGATTTGCCGGAACCGCTTTTTCCGATTATGCCGATTTTTCCCGTTCCGTTCCATCGAAAAGAAAAATTATGCACCGCAGGTTTTTCGGAATTCTTATACGTGTAGGAAATGCCCGTGCAGGCAAATTCGGAGTCTTTATTCCATAAATTGAGTTGCACGGTATTTTGCTGCAAGACAATTTTTTCATCGATAATGTTTAAAATTGCGTGCAAAGCGTTTTTTCCGTCAAGGGTTGCGTGATAGTCGTTTGCAAACTCTCTTAAAGGTAAAAAATATTCAGGCGCAAGAATTAAAATAAACAGAGCCGGAAAAAGCCGGATAGAGCCCATAAAAAGGCGGGTTCCTAAAAGCAGGGCGATGACTGCAATCGACAGGGTGGTAAAGAAGTCAAGCGCAAAGGTGGAAAGCATTGCCACTTTCAAGGTTCCCATTGTTGCCTTTCTGTAGCGCTCGCTCACGTTAAAAACACTGTCCGCATGTCCTCGGCTCTTGCCTAAAATTGCAAGTGTTTCAAGGCCTTGCAGGGAATCCATAAAATGGTTTGATAAAAGTTTGTAAGAATCAAATTGACTGTCCGCCTTTTTTTGCGCCGCAAGTCCAAGTAACATCATAAATACAATGACAATCGGATATCCGGCAAGCATAATGCCTGCGGAAAGCGGGTCTGCTATAAAGGCTGCAATAATCGTTATAACGGGGATAAGAGCCATATTCAGCATTTTTACCGGCACAAGCGCAAGATATTCTTCAACACGCAGGATTCCTTCCAAGCAGGTTACGGTTAAATGAGCGGCGCCTTCTTCGCGTACCAAACGCGGCCCTAAAAAAAAGATACGGGTGAGCAGCTGTTCGCGTAACCGCTCCCCTTGTTTTGAGCTGTATGCGCTTATCTTTTTGTCGCGAATAGCGTCAATACTATGGCGAAGGAAAAAGGCTAGGGCAAAAATCAGTATGGGCATAAGCTGGGAACGCAAACCGGCACCTTTCCATAATGCTGAAAGCGTAAGCGAAAGGTAAAATGTTTGTATTATAATAAGAACAGCTTGCAGGAACGACGCCTCCGCAAGCTTTATCATCAGAGATTTTATTCCGTTAAAGCGAAATAGTTTTTTATCAAACAAAAATCAACCTCAGCATTTTATTCTTTCACTGAATGAATAGTATGCAAAAATCTGATAGCCGAGGACAAAGGGCAATAAGCAGACGGTAACAATCGTCATTACCAGCAATGTGTATTCGCTGCTGCTTGCATTTGCAATAAGAATGCTGTTTTCCGGGGCAATGGAGCTGACCATTACACGCGGGAACAAACCGACAAAAAGCAGCAATACAAGAGAAACAAAACTAAGACTGCTGGCTATAAATGCTTTTCCCTCTTTGCCGTTATACACGGATAAGGCAGCCCAAAGACTTAATGCAACAATAATGAGCAGTGAAGAAATGGTCGAAATCGGACGTAAAAAAAAGAAGTCCGTGGAGAAAAACAGTAACACGGCAAAAAGCACCAAGCCGACAAAGAGCACCAGATATAATTTTCTTGCCCAATCTTTTGCCCGCATTCGTAAATCTCCGTCCATTTTAAGTGCAAGATAATTTAAGCCATGCAAAAGACAGAGTACCGTTACGGCAACGCCTCCGACAAGAGAGAAAAAATCTATATAATCGAAAAAGCCTGCGACCATATTTCCCTTTTCGTCAATAGGCATTCCGCGAACCATTGCGGTAAACAAAACGCCGAGGAAAAATGGAGCCATAAAACTGCTGATCCCGAAGATAAAATCCCAGATTCGTTTTCCCCTTGAAGTGGGCATTTTTGCACGGAAAATAAAAGAAACGCCGCGTAAAATTAAACCGACAAGCACTAAAAAAAGAATAAGGTAAAACCCGCTGAATAAAGCCGCATACCAATACGGATATGAGGCAAACATTGCGCCTCCCGCGGTTAGCAGCCAAACCTGATTGGCGTCCCAAACATGCCCGATTGAAAGTTGTATTGCATCGCGCTCTTTTTCATTTTTTCCCATAAGAAGATGCAGCATCCCGACGCCGAAATCAAAACCTTCCAAAATAAAAAAGCCTGAAAAAAGTACGCCAATTAAGGCAAACCATAAAAGTTGTAAAAAGCTTATATCACCGAACATTATTTGTCTCCTTTTTCAAACGGATCAACGTCTGCGGGTTTACTTACTGGCGCATATGACGAAGGCCCTTTTTTGAATTCAAGTTTCATTAAAAAGATTAAAACCGCCGCAAGAACGGTAAAAAGCATAAAGTATACAATATTTGTAAACAGCAAAGAGGCTGCCGAAACATTTGGCGACACACTGTCCGCAATGG contains these protein-coding regions:
- the murQ gene encoding N-acetylmuramic acid 6-phosphate etherase, encoding MIDLSLLATEKRNPRSMHLDKMSPLEIAALMNAEDARIIEAVKSQLPQIAEAIALATEALKKNARIIYIGAGTSGRLGMLDAAECPPTFGVPDTVVIGLIAGGERAFIKAVEGAEDSHTLCEQDLRAKNISPNDIVIGLAASGRTPYVVHGLRFAKEFGCKTVAVSCTQNAEISAEALVAIELLVGPEVLTGSTRLKAGTAQKMVLNMISTGSMIGIGKVYQNMMVDLMQTNEKLHVRAENNVMNVAGCTREAARKTLDEAGGSVKLAATALLLNVSVEEARQKLAEAEGHIYKLL
- a CDS encoding exodeoxyribonuclease III → MLNIISWNVNGIRAVEKKGFADWLYNESPDILCLQEIKARKEQVSGELLAPVWEGGTYKTFWQPAKRPGYSGTALFTKKEPDNIRIMDLEEFDSEGRVIAADFGKLTVISAYFPNSQDAGARLAYKLEFCAAMREFCDNLQKEGQDVILCGDYNIAHKPIDLANPKTNEKNPGYLPEEREWMDVFTGAGYVDTFRHFCAEPEHYTWWTYRFKARERNVGWRIDYHCVNEDFLPKVKSSIILKDVFGSDHCPIKLSVSN
- a CDS encoding rhomboid family intramembrane serine protease, with product MKIKYNAPVTLTFSFICIGVLLISFFLSKNFVFQYFALPSSQNFQPANPFHYLLLFTHVFGHTDWEHLIGNLAFILLLGPMLEEIYSSPVMLLMVATTAFVTGVVNVCFFPTGLMGASGIVFMMILLASFSNNMKSGIPLTFILIVILYIGRDIADAFTNDNISHLAHLVGGLCGSLFGFFRPTPQVRRRSVKKAAAATEE
- a CDS encoding YdbC family protein; translated protein: MADEFKYTVEGKFGVLSESNAGWKVELRLISWNERPAKYDIRSWAPNDEKMGKGITLTRNELAALKDLLNSMQI
- the rnhA gene encoding ribonuclease HI; this encodes MNTESLIEVYTDGACSGNPGPGGWAFVMVIDGKEPFTQSAGEKLTTNNRMELAAVINALQAISQNYASARICLYTDSQYVKNGITEWIQKWKKNGWKTASKQPVKNQDLWLLLDKLSSELKPEWNWVKGHAGNKFNELCDELAVAAAQSVK
- the cydC gene encoding thiol reductant ABC exporter subunit CydC; amino-acid sequence: MIKRLKNLRKAFKKDTWVKTYVRKNRGMYALSVFLGVLYFSCAAALMFISGFLISLAATMPNHFQVLAIWAVLLRAFGVGRPAFKYAQRIVSHNWVLKITSFLRRRLYCDLETDAMNYKQRYQSGNILSLLSDDIGHVQNLYIRSILPLLTAWVLYFLVVLGFGLFSPLFALWMFIAIFMLAVLAPLFSLSINTVHKKTQKEHKNALYTGLTDAVLGIGDWICSGKQELFLQKIKQQEKTLKSSESTLNAFNRRRNLIQKIWYTAIVVTVICWAGNYILPETPAFTLWKNWIAAFVLAIFPLTDAFLPLSEAITELTDYEDSLQRLNSLQIKVQNECECAVLPSDFTALHINGVQFTYRLNAPLLSDFSLQMNKGEKIVVLGKNGAGKSTLIKLIRGDIQPQAGSLLFDFGKTKIPAADFGRNISEYVSLLQQNPFIFNTTIRNNLALGKETASDEEILYALEQVDLRKKVESLPEGLQTVLYEGGKRFSGGERQRLALARILLKNTPLILLDEPTVSLDPVTEQKLLNTLFKTLQDKTVLWVTHHLQGIEAMDKVIFIQNGKPFLEGTPHDLAKNNPYYQNLLELDRGFV
- the cydD gene encoding thiol reductant ABC exporter subunit CydD, which codes for MFDKKLFRFNGIKSLMIKLAEASFLQAVLIIIQTFYLSLTLSALWKGAGLRSQLMPILIFALAFFLRHSIDAIRDKKISAYSSKQGERLREQLLTRIFFLGPRLVREEGAAHLTVTCLEGILRVEEYLALVPVKMLNMALIPVITIIAAFIADPLSAGIMLAGYPIVIVFMMLLGLAAQKKADSQFDSYKLLSNHFMDSLQGLETLAILGKSRGHADSVFNVSERYRKATMGTLKVAMLSTFALDFFTTLSIAVIALLLGTRLFMGSIRLFPALFILILAPEYFLPLREFANDYHATLDGKNALHAILNIIDEKIVLQQNTVQLNLWNKDSEFACTGISYTYKNSEKPAVHNFSFRWNGTGKIGIIGKSGSGKSTLIDLLAGFTQPDTNSGGFSINGQHSAHLTEKNWQKQIVYIPQNTYIFHASIADNIRFYEPSASLDEVKKAAEQSGLLQFIESLPEGFETLIGEKGRALSGGQAQRIALARAFLANDRHIILFDEPTAHLDIETELEIKKAMLPLFENRLVFFSTHRLHWMREMDTILVLENGALAEQGTHEELLAKNGAYTQLVAELRGGND
- the cydB gene encoding cytochrome d ubiquinol oxidase subunit II, which gives rise to MFGDISFLQLLWFALIGVLFSGFFILEGFDFGVGMLHLLMGKNEKERDAIQLSIGHVWDANQVWLLTAGGAMFASYPYWYAALFSGFYLILFLVLVGLILRGVSFIFRAKMPTSRGKRIWDFIFGISSFMAPFFLGVLFTAMVRGMPIDEKGNMVAGFFDYIDFFSLVGGVAVTVLCLLHGLNYLALKMDGDLRMRAKDWARKLYLVLFVGLVLFAVLLFFSTDFFFLRPISTISSLLIIVALSLWAALSVYNGKEGKAFIASSLSFVSLVLLLFVGLFPRVMVSSIAPENSILIANASSSEYTLLVMTIVTVCLLPFVLGYQIFAYYSFSERIKC